The Equus quagga isolate Etosha38 chromosome 2, UCLA_HA_Equagga_1.0, whole genome shotgun sequence genome has a window encoding:
- the FBXL22 gene encoding F-box and leucine-rich protein 22 → MAPPAELQHQLLAKNKHHSSTIYVHQPRAGEEEREVGQVLGCRPLSVAALTMHITQLNRECLLHLFSFLDKDSRRNLARTCPQLQDVFEDPALWPLLHFRSLTELKKDNFLLSPALRSLSICWHSSRVQVCSIEDWLKSTFQRSICSRHESLVNDFLLQVCDRCPNLASVTLSGCGHVTDDCLARLLRCCPRLRELRLENCARVTNRTLVAAAAHGRALQTLHVDFCRNVSAAGLRRLRAACPRLALRAEHSAAMIPDQPPRGVPAPGSALRKLLPR, encoded by the exons ATGGCTCCCCCCGCGGAGCTTCAGCACCAGTTGTTGGCCAAAAATAAACACCATTCCTCAACCATATATGTCCACCAGCCCCGCGCcggggaggaggagcgggaggTAGGTCAGGTCCTGGGCTGCAGGCCGCTCAGTGTGGCCGCCCTCACCATGCACATCACCCAGCTCAACCGGGAGTGCCTGCTGcacctcttctccttcctggacAAGGACAGCAGGAGGAACCTGGCCAGGACATGCCCCCAGCTCCAGGACGTGTTCGAGGACCCAGCACTCTGGCCCCTGTTGCACTTTCGCTccctcacagaactcaagaaggACAATTTCCTCCTGAGCCCGGCGCTCAGGAGCCTCTCCATCTGCTGGCACTCCAGCCGCGTGCAGGTGTGCAGCATTGAGGACTGGCTCAAGAGCACCTTCCAGAGGAGTATCTGCAGCCGGCATGAGAGCCTGGTCAATGACTTCCTCCTCCAGGTGTGCGACAG GTGCCCCAACCTGGCGTCCGTCACGCTGTCCGGCTGCGGCCACGTCACCGACGACTGCCTGGCGCGCCTGCTGCGCTGCTGTCCGCGCCTGCGCGAGCTGCGCCTGGAGAACTGCGCTCGCGTCACCAACCGCACGCTGGTGGCCGCGGCGGCGCACGGGCGCGCGCTGCAGACGCTGCACGTGGACTTCTGCCGCAACGTGAGCGCGGCCGGCCTGCGCCGCCTGCGCGCCGCGTGCCCGCGCCTGGCCCTGCGCGCCGAGCACAGCGCGGCCATGATCCCCGACCAGCCCCCGCGCGGCGTCCCTGCGCCGGGCTCGGCCCTCCGCAAGCTGCTGCCGCGCTAG